One genomic region from Acidimicrobiales bacterium encodes:
- a CDS encoding DUF3048 domain-containing protein translates to MPPSSRTTTPGRRHLSTLSIGVALSTAALIAASCSSGSKTTASGPTVAPLTGLVVPSVNQRPALSIKVDNSPPGLPQSGLNQADIVTDALVEGGLTRVLATYQSQNATQVGPIRSARPVDAALLRQLGGGIFAYSGAAAGEIAPVKAESTATLVSFDAGSSAFKQLPGHPVPFQVYASTNDLYAAGAKAGASTSPPKPIFTYNAAVPKGASGVTANIPMSNSSTVTWTWDPTTQSYLRTQNGKADVLADGSRISATDVVVLSTAIGKTGIFDSAGNEDPLVIVVGSGPASVLRNGQVITGTWTRNTINDTMKLTDSSGTTIALQPGRSWIELQPRPLQPAVS, encoded by the coding sequence GTGCCTCCCTCCTCACGGACGACCACGCCCGGGCGTCGACACCTGTCGACGCTGTCAATCGGGGTTGCCCTGTCGACCGCCGCGCTCATCGCCGCCAGCTGCTCGAGTGGCAGCAAGACCACGGCAAGCGGCCCCACCGTCGCACCACTGACCGGTTTGGTCGTCCCGAGCGTCAACCAGCGGCCAGCCCTGTCGATCAAGGTCGACAACTCGCCGCCCGGCCTACCCCAGTCGGGTCTCAACCAGGCTGACATCGTGACCGACGCCCTCGTCGAGGGCGGCCTCACGCGGGTGCTGGCCACGTACCAGTCCCAGAACGCGACCCAGGTCGGCCCGATCAGATCGGCTCGTCCGGTCGACGCGGCACTGCTGCGCCAGCTGGGCGGGGGCATCTTCGCCTACTCCGGCGCGGCCGCAGGTGAGATCGCACCGGTCAAGGCCGAGTCCACGGCAACGTTGGTGTCCTTCGACGCAGGTAGTTCGGCCTTCAAGCAGCTCCCGGGGCATCCGGTGCCGTTCCAGGTGTACGCCTCGACGAACGACCTCTACGCCGCCGGGGCGAAGGCCGGCGCGAGCACGAGCCCGCCAAAGCCGATCTTCACCTACAACGCCGCCGTGCCGAAGGGTGCGAGCGGCGTCACCGCCAACATCCCGATGTCGAACAGCTCCACCGTGACGTGGACCTGGGACCCGACGACGCAGTCGTACCTGCGCACTCAGAACGGCAAGGCTGACGTGCTCGCCGACGGATCGCGTATCTCGGCGACTGATGTCGTGGTGCTGTCGACGGCCATCGGGAAGACGGGGATCTTCGACAGCGCTGGTAACGAGGACCCACTCGTCATCGTGGTGGGGTCTGGGCCGGCCTCCGTCCTGCGCAACGGCCAGGTGATCACAGGTACCTGGACGCGCAACACCATCAACGACACGATGAAGCTCACGGACTCGTCGGGCACAACCATCGCGCTGCAACCCGGTCGGTCGTGGATCGAGCTGCAACCCCGCCCGCTGCAGCCCGCCGTCTCGTAG